The following coding sequences are from one Primulina eburnea isolate SZY01 chromosome 15, ASM2296580v1, whole genome shotgun sequence window:
- the LOC140813683 gene encoding uncharacterized protein — protein MTGSREHLINYVEQKCGRVTYGGGAKEKIVGKGTLNVEGLPKLHNVLHVEGLNSNLISISQLCDDNLHVKFDKHTCEVFDETNLCIMTGTRSSDNFYQIGEELSCKHAEVSELDLWHQKLGHASFKTMKNLSKYDAVRDLKKKTAEDDVDEFLEIPISLENADVAPDVATSDTTLDTEVTEAEDETYNDDGQNIPSKIQKKHPSSQIIGSMHEGVQTRKKEKVDYRKMAGLICMSSLYSQIE, from the coding sequence atgacaggttcaAGAGAACATCTCATTAATTATGTTGAACAAAAATGTGGTAGAGTAACATATGGAGGGGGAGCTAAAGAAAAAATTGTTGGAAAGGgtactttgaatgttgaaggattgccaaagctccacaatgtgcttcatgtcgaaggattaaattcaaatttgataagcataagccaattgtgtgatgataatttgcatgtcaagtttgataaacatacttgtgaagtttttgatgaaactaacttGTGCATTATGACAGGTACAAGGTCTTCGGACAATTTCTACCAAATAGGTGAAGAgctttcatgcaaacatgcagAAGTTAGTGAACTCGacctatggcatcaaaaacttgGACATGCTAGTTTCAAAACCATGAAGAATTTGAGTAAGTACGATGCTGTACGAGATTTGAAGAAGAAAACAGCTGAAGATGATGTGGATGAGTTTCTGGAAATTCCAATATCACTGGAAAATGCTGATGTTGCcccagatgttgcaacatctgaCACAACACTTGACACTGAAGTCACTGAAGCTGAGGACGAAACGTATAACGATGATGGACAGAATATTCCAAGTAAAATTCAGAAAAAGCATCCATCATCTCAAATAATTGGAAGTATGCATGAAGGTGTCCAAActcgaaagaaagaaaaagtggaTTACCGAAAGATGGCTGGACTTATTTGCATGAGCTCCTTATACTCACAGATTGAGTGA
- the LOC140813685 gene encoding dihydroceramide fatty acyl 2-hydroxylase FAH1-like: MVVQGFTVDLDKPLVFQVGHLGEAYQDWVHQPIVGKEPRFFENYILEFLTKNDWWVIPLIWLPVVGWSLSIAVSMGNSIYQLFPMVAFGIFAWTLLEYTLHRFLFHIKTKSYWGNTLHYLLHGCHHKHPMDGLRLVFPPAATAILLVPFWNLIKLLSTPSTAPAFFGGGLLGYVMYDVTHYYLHHGQPTTKVSKALKKYHLNHHFRIQNKGFGITSSLWDKIFGTLPPSKQAQKS, translated from the exons ATGGTTGTACAGGGATTTACTGTGGACTTAGATAAGCCCCTTGTCTTCCAG GTTGGGCATCTTGGCGAGGCTTATCAGGACTGGGTTCATCAGCCTATTGTGGGCAAGGAACCTCGATTTTTTGAAAACTATATTTTGGAG TTCCTGACAAAGAACGACTGGTGGGTAATTCCCCTTATTTGGCTCCCAGTGGTCGGATGGTCCCTTTCGATCGCTGTTAGTATGGGAAATTCAATCTATCAGTTGTTCCCGATGGTAGCGTTTGGCATTTTTGCCTGGACATTGCTAGAATATACTCTGCATCGATTCCTTTTCCACATTAAGACAAAGAGTTATTG GGGCAACACACTTCATTATCTACTTCACGGTTGTCATCATAAGCACCCTATGGACGGTTTGCGACTTGTTTTTCCTCCTGCTGCAACTGCTATTCTCTTGGTGCCT TTTTGGAACTTGATAAAACTCTTATCTACTCCTTCCACTGCTCCTGCATTCTTTGGTGGTGGTCTTCTTGGCTATGTAATGTATGATGTAACTCATTACTACTTGCACCATGGGCAGCCAACCACTAAAGTATCAAAGGCTCTCAAG AAATATCATCTAAATCATCATTTCCGCATCCAGAATAAAGGCTTTGGCATCACTTCCTCACTCTGGGACAAGATATTTGGAACCCTACCTCCATCAAAACAAGCTCAAAAGAGTTAG
- the LOC140813682 gene encoding berberine bridge enzyme-like 22 — translation MMISHSVQVLLLFSFFLTFCDAKHEEFVECMSIYSAKTYIKSFKYIHAPISKSYFNLLQSAEQNPRWLNSTSSTPRFIITPYDADEIRAAILCSKKHGLQIRVKSGGHDYEGLSFLCKTPFIIIDFINLRSISIDLEKETAWIQSGATLGELYYNIAKKSGVLGFPAGVCPSVGVGGHFSGGGIGTMVRKYGLAADNIIDAFFMDVEGRILDRKSMGEDLFWAIRGGGGGSFGVIIGWKIKLFRVPPVVTVFTLHKTLNQEGVGLVHQWQQKATKLPEDLFIRVVIQGSDIDGKANQKVVEVLFNSLFLGPINELIPLMNKSFPELGLTEKNCSEMSWIESVMYFTGYQQSDPLELLLDRTIQFKSYFKAKSDFVEKSIPENAFGGIRKRFLQEKLAFLIMDPFGGRMEEIPESELPFPHRKGNLFNIQYLVKWVANEDTESKKHDNWIRELYNYMEPYVSSSPRAAYINYRDLDIGVNIQNHNISHSHVVWGKKYFKGNFKRLAGVKRRVDPGNFFRHEQSIPLLV, via the coding sequence ATGATGATCTCTCATTCAGTCCAAGTCCTgcttttgttttcatttttccTTACATTTTGTGATGCGAAACATGAAGAATTTGTCGAGTGCATGTCAATTTATTCTGCTAAAACATACattaaatcctttaagtacATACACGCTCCAATCTCTAAATCATATTTCAATCTCTTGCAATCCGCGGAACAAAATCCCAGATGGTTAAACTCGACGTCCTCTACACCGAGATTCATAATCACACCATACGATGCTGATGAAATCAGAGCAGCCATCCTTTGTAGCAAGAAGCATGGTTTGCAAATCAGAGTCAAGAGCGGTGGCCATGACTATGAGGGCCTATCGTTCCTTTGCAAAACACCGtttataataattgattttatcAATCTCCGTTCCATTAGCATTGATTTGGAGAAGGAAACAGCATGGATTCAGTCAGGGGCAACGCTTGGTGAGTTATATTACAACATCGCTAAGAAGAGTGGAGTTCTTGGATTTCCTGCAGGAGTATGCCCAAGTGTGGGTGTTGGAGGCCACTTTAGTGGAGGAGGTATAGGAACCATGGTCAGAAAATATGGCCTAGCTGCAGATAACATCATTGATGCTTTTTTCATGGATGTAGAGGGAaggattcttgatcgaaaatcAATGGGGGAAGATCTATTTTGGGCTATTCGAGGAGGTGGAGGAGGTAGCTTTGGGGTAATAATTGGTTGGAAAATCAAGTTGTTTCGAGTTCCACCGGTTGTGACTGTTTTTACACTACACAAGACTTTAAATCAAGAAGGTGTAGGACTTGTCCATCAATGGCAACAGAAAGCAACTAAGCTGCCGGAAGATCTATTCATCAGAGTTGTGATTCAAGGTTCAGATATAGATGGCAAAGCGAATCAGAAAGTGGTAGAGGTCTTGTTTAACTCTCTATTTCTCGGACCAATAAATGAATTAATTCCATTGATGAATAAGAGCTTCCCAGAATTAGGCTTAACAGAAAAAAATTGTAGTGAAATGAGTTGGATAGAATCTGTCATGTACTTCACTGGATATCAACAAAGTGACCCCCTGGAACTTTTACTGGATAGAACCATCCAATTTAAGAGCTACTTCAAGGCAAAATCAGATTTCGTGGAgaaatccataccagagaatgCATTTGGAGGGATTCGAAAAAGATTTCTGCAAGAAAAGTTAGCATTCTTGATAATGGATCCCTTCGGAGGAAGAATGGAGGAAATCCCAGAATCTGAACTGCCTTTCCCTCACAGAAAAGGAAATCTGTTCAACATACAATACTTGGTGAAATGGGTAGCGAACGAGGATACCGAATCCAAGAAACATGATAACTGGATCAGAGAGCTTTACAATTACATGGAACCATATGTTTCAAGCTCTCCACGAGCTGCCTACATAAACTATAGGGATCTTGATATAGGAGTCAACATTCAGAATCATAATATCAGCCATTCACATGTGGTTTGGGGTAAAAAATATTTCAAGGGAAACTTCAAAAGATTGGCAGGAGTGAAGAGACGGGTTGATCCGGGGAACTTTTTCAGGCATGAACAGAGTATTCCCCTGCTGGTGTAA